The Juglans regia cultivar Chandler chromosome 6, Walnut 2.0, whole genome shotgun sequence genome contains the following window.
AGAATAGATGGTCCCCTCCTCCAGAAATCATTTCAATTGCATTTGATGTAGCAGTTAAACCAAATGGTAGCACCTCTGCTGCCATATGCAGATCACACAATGGCAAAATTGTTTTCATAATAGCTAAGCACTCAGAGAGCTACAATCCAAATCAAGGAGAAGCTATGGCGGTGTTCATAGGAGTACAGGAAGCTCAATCCAAACACCTAAAGAATATTATAGTAGAACCTCAGAGAACCATATCAGGTTCTCTCTAAAGAACCCACAAGAAAATCAAGGGCAGCTTGTAGAATGTATCATAAGAGGCAAGATTAATGCTACAAAACTTTGGAAGATGGGAGGCAGTTAAAATACATCTATCTCAAAATCAATGTGCGCATGCCATTGCGCAATGGGCAATATACAATATTAAATTCCATCCTGCTGTAAACTTAAGTTCCCTTCACTGAGGGACATGCAGCCCCACCTTTCTATTTCCCGGCCCCCCATTCACAAGCCCGATAGAATTCCAAGCACACAGATGAGtgctgaattttctttttttacaatacTAGATTGCATCTAATAGAAACTTATTGTAACACCAGTAGATAACTTCCCTCTCAGATCTGAAAACAAGGGCTTCTTTTGACATCAGCCATAGCTACTGCTACAGCATCATATTTAGTTTTTTGGGCCAATGTCCTTAAGTGCACAGATCTGCTCCTCCCCCATTGCAGACATAACGCTCAGCACCAAGTCCATTCCTTCACCAAACCCATCTTTTATCTATACACAggaaataaaagacaaatattAGTCTATACAGACACAAGAATGGAGAATCTATCCAAGGTCTGGACTCCTAAGCTTTTGATGAACGATCAATTTGCAAGGTTAATGAAAACCTTCTCAATGAGATAGATACCTGGCCGAGCAGATTGTCATCAGTGGGAAGCCTCAGATCATCCTTGGTGTCTCCATTATCCATTAAAAGACTCACCTACACAACAAGAAATCTTAATCTGGTTGACATCACTAAAATCGCTATTACCAATTGATTGTTTGTTATCACATGACAGCATTGATAAAAATTGGTAAAGTAAAGATTACTTAATAAAACTTACAAAACCATCTTCAGAGATATCAATCAACTGATAATCAGTGcgagaaacaaacaaaaccaaaggcGAGATTGGTTCAGGCTTATTGAACAGAGGTGAGATGATTACTTGGAATCGTTTTAAATGGAGGATAAGTACACATATTGAGTATGACAGTGGGGGCAGTTGGTTCAGGCAGGTCCAACCTTTGCAATGAGTGTCTTCCGGCTGTCTAAGAGATTgtgcaaagaaaaagaacatcCCTCTTGGTACAGCCTGTGGAGAATATATGTTTCTGGTAGATCCGGCGGAGAAGCTGGTACAGAATTAGTTAATATGCATTGTTCATAGTGAACccgattttttttcaaaatgaatatacaaAACTTGAACACTCTAAAACTGTATCAAACAAACGAAAGGAGTTCACAAATACAGTAAAGATATAAAAAGCAAAGAAGTCATTTTTGTTCAGAAACAAACTGCatcaaaaatgaagaaaaaaaaacagattaaaTTCCAAATTCTAACCTCGAATTCAGCTCCGTCAGCCGACTGAGAAGTAGAAATCACCTGCAAAGCATTGACAGATCGACCGAAAAACTCATCTTTCCATTAACAAGTCTTCTAAAACAGAAGAGAGGCCAAAACAAGCATAACTGCACGTTGATCGTTCTTGGAGAATTGATGTGAAAAAAGAGGCAATAAGAATTCCAAACGAGACTCAAGAAACCACCAATTGAAACTATGAATTctgctattattattttctactgGTGTAACAGAACCATATTATAGTACCTAGTAATCAAAAGATGCATCTAAAATATCTGGAAATTCAGCTGGCATCTCACTGTCCTGTTCCCGAATAGCCTCCACAAATGAACACACAGATGATGAAGCTTCTGACCTGTTGCTTGTTTGAGCTCCACTTGTGGATCCAAAATCAAATGTCTCAAAACCACCCTCATGTCCAACTCAATTTAGGCCATTATAATTCCCAGTTTAACTGGGGTATTTGCTCGAGAGTTGACGGGTAATTGGTTGGCGACGAGACTCCCTTGAAGTAGAGATCTTGTTGTTCCTGAAAGCCCGGACAGGGAACAAGTTCGCTGAGGAAGTCACTTCAATCGAAGGAAGAAGATGGTGTGATTTGTGCGTGAGATGGCTGGCAAGAATACGATTGTGGCGAGCCTAACTATGTTGCATTTGAATTGCCCAAGTCTTGAGAGCGTCTCTTGTGTTGTGGGTACCCATTGAATTCCAAGTTGCTGTCTTCATCATCTCGACGTCTCTTAGAAAGCTGGATACCATTCGATGAATCTACTGAGCACTCCCCAACTGTTAaattctcattctcttcatGCTTATAGATTATGTGAACTCCGCAACTTTTAAACATCACTTTATAAGAATCacaataaaatctaaacctcagATTGTCTTCTGTTGGGTACCGCAGCAATTGCTCGATGCAATCTGGAAACGAGTAATTTAGATATACATGATCCGAGCCTCCATATAAGTAAAACCTTGCTTCTACAAGCATGTTACCATTTATAGAAACACAAATACCGGAGAAGGGCCCCAAGGGGTAATCCGGGTCGGATCCAAGAAcagcacaaaaaacaatacctaTGATTTCTTCCAAATACAAGGGACCACTAATatccaattcacaagaatcatcACCATTTGAAATCTCCTTAGTATGGCTAAACCAATCTGGAATCTTATTCCCTGGAAATATAATACCATATGAATGGTCCTGAATATGTTTCTGTAAAACATGTACCACATATTTTCATGAACACAAGGCAATCCGCAAACAAAAacacctacaaaaaaaaaaaaaaagcagagagaaatagagacaTACCTCAACAAATGAAGGATTTGGCACTTGACTACCTATATTTGCAACCAATTTATGGCAACCGGACAAGTCAATCCATCTTAGCTCTCGCAAGCCATAGGATGTAGAGaattgaaattttgttgataCTTCTGGGAATCGTTCCAAGGAGAAACACTCTCTGACATATAGCTCttgtatatttggtggaagatgtagaatttcttgaagtttctcACAATGGCACAATCTGAGAATCCTCAATTCAACATATATTTTCATTGTCGGAGGAAGGCTGACAACAGCACCCCAAGATAGATCTAACTCTTGTAAAGTGGATGAGCTATAAAATGAGAAGTCGTCAAGATACCAATAAAGCGACGACAAGAGTTGTCGTCGTAATTCAGCACTTGATTCAAGTTCAGACCTCTTAATCCTTCTGGATATTGTTAATTTTCTATGCTTAAGACACTTGTCGTACCCAATGGATAGACctatttcttcttttgcaagatttgtaaaattttctaGAGAAAGACACTTTAGATGTTGCGAGTGAGAAACGCTGATTGGGAGACGCATCAGGTCCTTGCAGTCATTGGTAGAAATTAGCACCTTTAGATTTTGCAACTGATGAATGCTACTAGGGAGACGCATgagttttgtgcattgccccaaaagtaactctttaagcgCAGGAGTGAGGTGTCCAATGGATGAAGGCAATTCTTTTATTGGAGTGCCCAATAATGAGATGCAACATAAATATTCCATTATACACTCAATTTCTGGAAAGGTTTGAAGTTTTGAGCAATTAAAAAGTGTAAGGACTTCTAGAGATCTCAACTTGAGACGCCTTGGAAAACTCTTCATGTTGGAGCATTGATAAAGATGCAAACGGGCAAGCTTATCCAGGAATCCAACAGAATCATGAACTTCGActaaattttcacaatccatAATATCCAATTCCTTTAAACTTGAGCAACTCgaaagatttgagattttggttaAAAACGTACactcaaaaaatctcattctcgtCAAGTTCTGttgaaaaacaacaaatatgtatattaacCCTGAGGAAGTTTACATCACAAGTTTAAAGAAGGAAATATTGAAAGTAATAATTGTACCTTAAATTGCCCACTAATCTCCTGGATGCGGCCTCTATATAGTTTGAAATCAAAGAGCTTCTCTCCACGGAAATTGGATGGCAAAGATTGTAAAGGACAGTTTGACCAATCAAGCACTCTTAATTCATTAGAAAGATAATCAAGTGATCTTCCAGAAAAGTATGCACCATGGCTTTTAAAAATTCTGAGTCTTTTCATCTTTGCAAACGATTTGGGACTCAAGCGTATCATGTCATGATCATCACCCTCAGGCAGAATCACTTCTATCCCCTCAACATTGCTTGTTCCCTAACGAGACAATTCATAAATTTGCCAGTAATGTCAGATCgttaaaatctttgtttataagcacttattaaaattataatatcaaaattataaaatccatTATTACCCAAAAGTATTTAAGCACCttcaaaatttctcttttttcaaatttacttTGTCATTATTAACTATTCACTCATATAAGATTAGGCAATATactcatgattaaaaaaactcattcttGTATTTGAAAAgggatgattatatatatttaaagacgTTGGTTGAGGACAATGATTCCCCTAATTAGTTAAATACATTACTTTAGGttggaaatataaagaaagaccACATTATTTATCgatacatatatgatattttatttaatatgcaCTTCTTTACCAtaatttgttatgaaaagaaatcaacACTTTTCATGTAAGTTTTACCAGTAAAAAGTGTTCAATTGAAAGAGCTTTTAATCTAAGAACTTACAGTATTTTCCTCTAGTACATGGCGAATATCTTCATGAAACCATAATCTACTACGTGCGCCTGGTTCTTTGGGTGATTCCTTTCGGACAATTTCTCTTCCCATGTCTAGTAGCAAGTCATGCATCCACAATGTATTGTAAGTAGTAATTGTAATGAGACATTTATCTATAAGCCTTTTGATACCATTCTCCGGAGAGAAACCACAGCTATCTAATATTTTAACGACATGATTCAGGTATTGTCCATTGTAAAAAAAGGCAATATCGAGGAAAATCTCCTTCTCATTATCATCCAATCCATCGTAACTTATACAAAGtactttttgaatatttttgctAGGAATTCGTTTATACTTATCCAATGTACTTctccaataatttatattctggCCCCTTAAATCTGAGCCTAGCACTGTTAAAACTAGTGGAAGGCCCTCAGCATATTGCATTACATGCTTAGAGAGTTCCACATAATCTTCCATAGGTTTGTCTTCCTCAAAAGCATGCCAACTAAAGAGCTCAAGAGCTTCATTATGGTCCAATCTCTTTActtcatattttgaatcaactttagatatatttaataaatgctgatctcttgttgttatgatgattCTACTTCCTGAACCAAACCAATCACGAGCTCCAGCTAATGTTTCTAGTTGAACCAAgtcatccacatcatcaagaattagGAGAACTCTTTTAAAGCAAAGTCTATGCCTAATTACATTGATGCCCTTTTCAGTATCATGACATTccaaacttattcccaaaatctcataaagaaGTGTCTTTTGTAGCTGGATCAAACCTCCTGCTTTTGAAGTTTCTctaatgtttttcaagaaacaacttCCTTCAAATTGGTAAGAAATTCTGTTATAGACCTCTTTTGAAATAGTTGTCTTACCAATTCCACCGGTTCCAAATATCCCTACCATGCATATAATATCATTCCTTCCCATACTTAAATGTTGAAAAATGTCTCGTACACGGGACTCTATTCCAACTGGATACTTTGCAACCTTAAGAAATGTACGATTTACCATTATTGAATCCACCCATTTAATGATATCCTGAATAAACTTTGATTCATTcctataaacataaaaaaacaaaaaaaaattaatgagttAAGACTTTTCACATAAATACACACATAAAGATGATTTagtaacaatatttttctttttctctccattgCAAAATGACAGTAGTAGATTACCATGTCAAAGAtaacctttcttcttcctcgtgCTCTTCTCCGACTTACATTTGTCATTCtttatatgaattattaaacattttaactaCTTTTTTGTTCCATTGAATTTGTCCCTCCCTTAATTTTGAGAAGATTTCAATTTATGTTTTTTCACGTTCTTCTATTCTATTTCTCCTATAAACTTCATGTGAAATTAATGTTGTAGTATGATATTAAATCCCtcagtaagaaaatatttatagtttaagtatGGTATGCATGATAAAACTCAATgtcaaaaaaactaataaatatcaaatagttTTGCATGGCACCATATGATCTTCATAGATTTACAAACTCTCAGATCCGGGATGTGTCTAAATTTTCCCCATAAACTTCTCTTTAAcatcatatataaacatatatataagcacaGCTCATAAGAAGTACCTGTCCCTTAATTCGAGTCCGGACAAATTGGCTACTTTTTCCAAAGCTGCCTCCCACTTGGTGACCTTTACTTCATCCTTCAACTTATATCTAAGTTTGGCGAATGCTTCTCCAAAACTCCCTTTTTGATGTCGTACCTCTGACGGATCTACATCGTAGAACAAgggtaaaataatttgttttaccATTTCCTTACACTCGAGGATCTTCAATAGCTCATCTAAACACCATCGAGACTCTGCATAGTTCTTAGAGAGTACAATGATAGAAATCATTGATCCTTCAATTGCTTTGGAAAGTTCTGACGAAATTTCCTCTCCTCTTTTGAGATTGTTGTCTATGTAAGTGTTGATTCCCCTTTGATGCAAAGCATGgtatagatgagaaataaagtTTTGGCGAACATCCTCACCTCTAAAACTCAAGAATACATCGTGAGTCCATCTacgaatggaagaagaagagaatgagagagaggaagaagctcCAAATTGaaaggccatggaagaagaagtgCTCATCCTCTGATCTGTATGCGAGATTAATTAGTATTTACCAAGAGGTCCAATTATAGAGTActtattgcaaataaataataatagagaagtGGGTCAAACTTCTCGTCAACTGCTCATCTTAGGATATACCAATGCTCTCAGCCTCTCATCTTAGGATATACCAAAAATCTAAAGTCTATTGAATATTAACGGTTTTGAACTTAAGTCAACCTGCACCTATTTATACGGTTTTGACCAAAATGGCTTCAACGTAAAGCAAACGTCCAGGATACGTACCCACTTATAATTTGTctcattaatttgataaaagttGGGAAGGTAAGGATCAGTAAAAGTTCAAAGTTCAAAGGCAAACCAAAACTACTAGTTTACTTTTTAACCCAAATTATGGAACTTTTTAACCTAGGCAAGACTTTGATCATGCATCTacaaatccaaacaaataaCCATTTAAAAAATCCACCCCCTAAACTTGACTTCCTATATAGTTTCTCTCATGCACCTTAATTCTTTTGAGAAAGCTGATCTTTGTCGACATGACGCAAATCAGTTTTAATTATCTTCTTCCAAGTACAAATTTAAATGAAGTTGCGTAGGAAGTTTCTTGCTAAGCCAACTTGCAATAACATTTACACGGttttgaattgaataattaGTCCTTCCACGTAAATTAAACAAACGTCAAAATCAAACACCCATTAAGATTGTTCTATTGAATTTCTTGTATGAACTTTAGACTTTTGGGATTTCTTGACGTGGGAGCATTGAAGATTTATCACATCAAAGGAAATTAAGGACGTTggcccaaaaaattaaataacatatatGCTGGCTATGGCTGATGTGGAAAGATGCCATTGCTTTTACATCTGATCAGAGGGAAGTGATCCACTGGTGTTACAATAAGTTTCTATATGATGCAATCTAGcattgtaaaaaaagaaaattcagcaCTCATCTGTGTGCTACTTAAAATCGTATCAGGCTTCACAATGGGGGAAATAGAACTGATAATCAGTGCGAGCAACATGAGGAAcctggaaaaagaaagaattaatgaaaatgacaaACAAGCAATGCACACCCGGAACAAAAGCACACTCACAtggtgaaaaaaattagaaatagctTTACATCACAGTTGTGGGATGAAGGAACGATATCCTCAAGCTTCTTCCCATTAAATATGTCAATTCCCACAAAGCAGCACTTTGCGTGTCTTTGAAGTGGAAACTTATACAACCTGGTTTCAAAAGCCCCACCATAGCAAGTAAAGTTTCATGTTATACTGGAAGCACAATGAGGTAATATCTACCAAATTTGTCtccatttgaaataaaatagatttttgtacaataataatttctcacatATGTTTTTACTTGcgaaaatcattttactaaCTAATTTAtgtgataggaaaaaaaatgaaatcacaagCAAATATAAGTATGTAGCACAACCAGGGAAAAAGTTATCATTCATACCacaaggaggaaaaaaagaagtgttTGCATTTTGTTCAAGATCATCTGCAAGATATCGAAGTTGAATCTTCATTAGAATACACTACGAAAAAACCATCAGCATTAACTGCTCTAAGGAAACAACCGTAAGCTAGCTAATAATGATTAAGGAAACGATCAAATAGCAATACTTGGAAGTCCGTCTAAGAACGAATTCCAAGATTCAATTAAAGTTTATACGATCAACCGTGAGGCAATTACAGGTCCTAAACACAATCGGTGACctcactaaaaaaataataaactctctCCAAACCAAACGAATctccaatattaaaatatcgATATCCAACGGAAGTATTGTACAAAATCAGAGAGCTCTGACGAAAGAGCGAAgcaatataaatagaatttacGGAGCAGAATAATCAAATTGCAATGACTAAAGAGAGAACGGACCTTGCTTTGTCATGGCGACGGAGTAGAAGAGAAAAAGTGGAAAACAGAGCTGCGATGGGGGTTAGGGAGTtctgaaacaaacaaaaccagaGGCGAGATTGGTTCAGGCTTATTGAACAGAGGTGAGATGATTACGTGGAATCGTTTTAAATGGAGGATAAGTACACATATTGAGTATGACAGTGGGGGCAGTTGGTTCAGGCAGGTCCTACCTTTGCAATGAGTGTCTTCAGGCTGTCTAAGAGATTgtgcaaagaaaaagaacatcCCTCTTGGTACAGCCTGTGGAGAATATATGTTTCTGGTAGATCCGGCGGAGAAGGTGGTACAGAATCAGTTAATATGCATTGTTCATAGTGAACccgattttttttcaaaatgaatatacaaAACTTGAATACTCTAAAATAGTATCAAACAAACGAAAGGAGTTCACAAATACAGTAAAGATATAGAAAGCAAAGAAGTCATCTTTGTTCAGAAACAAACTGCatcaaaaatgaagaaaaaaaaaaacagattaaaTTCCAAATTCTAACCTTGAATTCAGCTCCGTCAGCCGACTGAGAAGTAGAAATCACCTGCAAAGCTTTGAGAGATCGACCTAAAAACTCATCTTTCCATTAACAATTCTTCTAAAACAGAAGAGAGGCCAAAACAAGCATAACTGCACGCTGATCGTTCTTGGAGAACTGATGCGAAGAAAGAGGCAATAAGAATTCCAAACGAGACTCGAGAAACCACCCATTGAAACTATGAATTctgctattattattttctactaGTGTAACAGAACCATATTATAGTACCTAGTAATCAAAAGATGCATCTAAAATATCTGGAAATTCTGCTGGCATCTCACTGTCCTATTCCCGAATAGCCTCCACAAATGAACTCACAGATGATGAAGCTTCTGACCTGTTGCTTGTTTGAGCTCCACTTGTGGATCCAAAATCAAATGTCTCAAAACCACCCTGATGTCAAATTCAATTTACGCCATTATAATTCCCAGTATCATAGTTTAACTGGGGTATTTGCTCGAGAGTTGAAGGGTAATTGGTTGGTGCTGAGACTCCCTTTAAGTAGAGATCTTGTTGTTCCTGAAAGCCTGGACAGGGAACAAGTTCGCGGAGGAAGTCACTCCAATCGAAGGAAGAAGATGGTGTAATTTGTGCGTGAAATGGCTGGCAAGAATACGATTGTGGCGAGCCTGACTATGTTGCATTTGAATTGCCCAAGTCTTGAGAGCATCTCTTGTGTTGTGGATACCCATTGAATTCCAAGTTGCTGTCTTCATTATCTCGACGTCTCTTAGAAAGCTGGATACCATTCGATGAATCTACTGAGCACTCCCCAACTGTTAAATTCTCATTATCTTCATGCTTATAGATTATGTGAACTCCGCAACTTTTAAACATCACTTTATAAGAATCacaataaaatctaaacctcagATTGTCTCCTGTTGGGTACCGCAGCAATTGCCTGATACATTCTGGAAACGAGTAATTTAGATATACATGATCCGAGCCTCCATATAAGTAAAACCTCGCTTCTACAAGCATGTTACCATTTATAGAAACACAAATACCGGAGAAGGGCCCCAAGGGGTAATCCGGGTCGGATCCAAGAAcagcacaaaaaacaatacctaTGATTTCTTCCAAATACAAGGGACCACTAATatccaattcacaagaatcatcACCATTTGAAATCTCCTTAGTATGGCTAAACCAATCTGGAATCTTATTCCCTGGAAATATAATACCACATGAATGGTCTTGAATATGTTCCTGTTAAACATGTACCACATATTTTCATGAACACAAAGCAATTTGTAAACACAAacacctacaaaaaaaaaaaatgcagagagAAATACAGACATACCTCAACAAATGAAGGATTTGGCACTTGACTCCCTATATTTGCTACCAATTTATGGCAATCGGACAAGTCAATCCATCTTAGCTCTCGCAAGCCACAGGATGTATAGaattgaaattttgttgataCTTCTGGGAATCGTTCCAAGGAGAAACACTCTCTGACATATAGCTCttgtatatttggtggaagatgtagaatttcttgaagtttctcACAATGGCACAATCTGAGAATCCTCAATTCAACATATATTTTCATTGTTGGGGGAAGGCTGACAATAGCACTCCAAGATAGATCAAACTCTTGCAAAGTGGTTGTGCTATAAATAGAGAAGTCGTCAAGATACCAATAAAGCGACGACAAGAGTTGTCGTTGTAATTCAGCACTTGATTCTGGTTCAGACCTCTTAATCGTTCTGGATAATGTTATTTGTGAATCGTTAAGACACGTGGAGTACCCAATGGATAGACctatttcttcttttgcaagatttgtaaaattttctaGAGAAAGACACTTTAGATGTTGCGAGTGAGAAACGCTGATTGGGAGACGCATCAGGTCCTTGCAGCATCCATGAATACAGTCACTGAGACAACTTAGCACCTTTAGATTTTGCAACTGATGAATGCTACTAGGGAGACGCataagttttgtgcattgccccaaaaataactctttaagcGCAGGAGTGAGGTATCCAATGGATGAAGGCAATTCTTTTATTGGAGTGCCCcataatgagatgaaacataAATATTCCATTATACACTCAATTTCTGGAAAGGTTTGAAGTTTTGAGCAATTAAAAAGTGTAAGGACTTCTAGAGATCTCAACTTGAGACGCCTTGGAAAACTCTTCATGTTGGAGCATTGATAAAGACGCAAACGGGCAAGCTTATCCAGGAATCCAACAGAATCATGAACTTCGActaaattttcacaatccatAATATCCAATTCCTTTAAACTTGAGCAACTCgaaagatttgagattttggttaAAAACGTACactcaaaaaatctcattctcgtCAAGTTCTGTTGAAAAACAACACATATGTATATTAACCCAGAGGAAGTTTACATCACCAGTTTAAAGAAGGAAATATTGAAAGTAATAATTGTACCTTAAATTGCCCACTAATCTTTTGGATGCGGCCTCTATATAGCTTGAAATCAAAGAGCTTCTCTCCACGGAAATTAGATGGCAAAGATTGTAAAGGACAGTTTGACCAATCAAGCACTCTTAATTCATTAGAAAGATAATCAAGTGAACTTCCAGAAAAGTATGCACCATGGCTTTTAAAAAATCTGAGTCTTTTCATCTTTGCAAATGATTTGGGACTCAAGCGTATCATGTCATGATCATTGCCCTCAGGCAGAATCACTTCTATCCCCTCAACATTGTTTGTTCCCTAATAAGACAATTCATAAATTTGCCGGAAATGTCAGATCgttaaaatctttatttataagcacttgttaaaattataatatcaaaactataatatccATTATTATCCAAAAGTATTTAATCACcttcaaaatttatcttttttcaaatttacttGACATTATTAACTATTCACTCATATAAGATTAGGCAATATtctcatgattaaaaaaaataaactcattcttGTATTTGAAAAgggatgattatatatatttaaagacgTTGGTTGAGGGACAATGATTCCCCTAATTAGTTAAATACATTACTTTAGGttggaaatataaagaaagaccACATTATTTATCgatacatatatgatatttttatttaatatgcaCTTCTTTACCAtaatttgttatgaaaagaaatcaacatttttcatgtaagttttaCCAGTAAAAAGTGTTCAATTGAAAGAGCTTTTAATCTAAGAACTTACAGTATTTTCCTCTAGTACATGGCGAATATCTTCATGAAAGCATAATCTACTACGTGCGCCTGGTTCTTTGGGTGATTCCTTTCGGACAATTTCTCTTCCCATGTCTAGTAGCAAGTCATGTATCCACAATGTATTGTAAGTAGTAATTGTAATGAGACATTTATCTATAAGCCTTTTGAAACCATTCTCCGGAGAGAAACCACAGCTATCTAGTATTTTAACGACATGATCCAGGTATTGTCCATTGTAAAAAAAGGCAATATCAAGGAAAATCTCCTTCTCATTATCATCCAATCCATCGTAACTTATACAAAGcactttttgaatatttttgctAGGAATTCGTTTATACTTATCCAATGTACTTctccaataatttatattctgaCCCCTTAAATCTGAGCCTAGCACTGTTAAAACTAGTGGAAGGCCCTCAGCATATTGCATTACTTGCTTAGAGAGTTCCACATAATCTTCAATAGGTTTGTCTTCCTCAAAAGCATGCCAACTAAAGAGCTCAAGATCTTCATTATGGTCCAATCTCTTTActtcatattttgaatcaactttagatatatttaataaatgttgatctcttgt
Protein-coding sequences here:
- the LOC108979448 gene encoding disease resistance protein RPV1-like isoform X3 — protein: MSTSSSMAFQFGASSSLSFSSSSIRRWTHDVFLSFRGEDVRQNFISHLYHALHQRGINTYIDNNLKRGEEISSELSKAIEGSMISIIVLSKNYAESRWCLDELLKILECKEMVKQIILPLFYDVDPSEVRHQKGSFGEAFAKLRYKLKDEVKVTKWEAALEKVANLSGLELRDRNESKFIQDIIKWVDSIMVNRTFLKVAKYPVGIESRVRDIFQHLSMGRNDIICMVGIFGTGGIGKTTISKEVYNRISYQFEGSCFLKNIRETSKAGGLIQLQKTLLYEILGISLECHDTEKGINVIRHRLCFKRVLLILDDVDDLVQLETLAGARDWFGSGSRIIITTRDQHLLNISKVDSKYEVKRLDHNEALELFSWHAFEEDKPMEDYVELSKHVMQYAEGLPLVLTVLGSDLRGQNINYWRSTLDKYKRIPSKNIQKVLCISYDGLDDNEKEIFLDIAFFYNGQYLNHVVKILDSCGFSPENGIKRLIDKCLITITTYNTLWMHDLLLDMGREIVRKESPKEPGARSRLWFHEDIRHVLEENTGTSNVEGIEVILPEGDDHDMIRLSPKSFAKMKRLRIFKSHGAYFSGRSLDYLSNELRVLDWSNCPLQSLPSNFRGEKLFDFKLYRGRIQEISGQFKNLTRMRFFECTFLTKISNLSSCSSLKELDIMDCENLVEVHDSVGFLDKLARLHLYQCSNMKSFPRRLKLRSLEVLTLFNCSKLQTFPEIECIMEYLCCISLLGTPIKELPSSIGHLTPALKELLLGQCTKLMRLPSSIHQLQNLKVLISTNDCKDLMRLPISVSHSQHLKCLSLENFTNLAKEEIGLSIGYDKCLKHRKLTISRRIKRSELESSAELRRQLLSSLYWYLDDFSFYSSSTLQELDLSWGAVVSLPPTMKIYVELRILRLCHCEKLQEILHLPPNIQELYVRECFSLERFPEVSTKFQFSTSYGLRELRWIDLSGCHKLVANIGSQVPNPSFVEGIRFQIGLAILRRFQMVMILVNWILVVPCIWKKS
- the LOC108979448 gene encoding disease resistance protein RPV1-like isoform X2; translated protein: MSTSSSMAFQFGASSSLSFSSSSIRRWTHDVFLSFRGEDVRQNFISHLYHALHQRGINTYIDNNLKRGEEISSELSKAIEGSMISIIVLSKNYAESRWCLDELLKILECKEMVKQIILPLFYDVDPSEVRHQKGSFGEAFAKLRYKLKDEVKVTKWEAALEKVANLSGLELRDRNESKFIQDIIKWVDSIMVNRTFLKVAKYPVGIESRVRDIFQHLSMGRNDIICMVGIFGTGGIGKTTISKEVYNRISYQFEGSCFLKNIRETSKAGGLIQLQKTLLYEILGISLECHDTEKGINVIRHRLCFKRVLLILDDVDDLVQLETLAGARDWFGSGSRIIITTRDQHLLNISKVDSKYEVKRLDHNEALELFSWHAFEEDKPMEDYVELSKHVMQYAEGLPLVLTVLGSDLRGQNINYWRSTLDKYKRIPSKNIQKVLCISYDGLDDNEKEIFLDIAFFYNGQYLNHVVKILDSCGFSPENGIKRLIDKCLITITTYNTLWMHDLLLDMGREIVRKESPKEPGARSRLWFHEDIRHVLEENTGTSNVEGIEVILPEGDDHDMIRLSPKSFAKMKRLRIFKSHGAYFSGRSLDYLSNELRVLDWSNCPLQSLPSNFRGEKLFDFKLYRGRIQEISGQFKNLTRMRFFECTFLTKISNLSSCSSLKELDIMDCENLVEVHDSVGFLDKLARLHLYQCSNMKSFPRRLKLRSLEVLTLFNCSKLQTFPEIECIMEYLCCISLLGTPIKELPSSIGHLTPALKELLLGQCTKLMRLPSSIHQLQNLKVLISTNDCKDLMRLPISVSHSQHLKCLSLENFTNLAKEEIGLSIGYDKCLKHRKLTISRRIKRSELESSAELRRQLLSSLYWYLDDFSFYSSSTLQELDLSWGAVVSLPPTMKIYVELRILRLCHCEKLQEILHLPPNIQELYVRECFSLERFPEVSTKFQFSTSYGLRELRWIDLSGCHKLVANIGSQVPNPSFVEEHIQDHSCGIIFPGNKIPDWFSHTKEISNGDDSCELDISGPLYLEEIIGIVFCAVLGSDPDYPLGPFSGICVSINGNMLVEARFYLYGGSDHVYLNYSFPDCIEQLLRYPTEDNLRFRFYCDSYKVVFKSCGVHIIYKHEENVNLTVGECLVDSSNGIQLSKRRRDDEDSNLEFNGYPQHKRLSQDLGNSNAT